Proteins encoded together in one Telopea speciosissima isolate NSW1024214 ecotype Mountain lineage chromosome 4, Tspe_v1, whole genome shotgun sequence window:
- the LOC122660602 gene encoding probable inactive receptor kinase At5g67200 yields MKSELSSDAHALLAFKSMADLDNNLPFFLSKRIINHCQWPGVKCAQGRVVRLILDGFGLTGSFAPNTLTRLDQLRVLSLENNSLSGPVPDLSDLASLMTLYLDHNSFSGSFPPSLLSLHRLRTLDLSSNNFIGALPPGLTALDRLYFLRLDGNQFNGSIPPLNQSSLQIFNVSSNNLTGAVPVTVTLLRFYSSLFSGNPGLCGEIVRKECHPFLPFFRPTMRAPPPTALGQNEEVQGLVLPPPSREEHKRATMIVGFSVGVLVLIGSLICFLVAVRKRTKQKVSTPRMALDAAATADAAAVIRLEKENELETKIKKMQVEKSGSLMFCAGEPHSYSLEQLMTASAEMLGRGTIGTTYKAMLDNHMIVCVKRLDAGKTAITSRETFERHMESVGGLRHPNLVSLRAYFQTKEERLLIYDYQPNGSVFSLIHGSRSTRAKPLHWTSCLKIAEDVAQGLAYIHQASRLVHGNLKSSNVLLGPDFEACLTDYCLAVLADTPVSDDDILNSPGYQAPETRKSTRRATPKSDVYAFGVLLLELLTGKPPSQHPFLMPTELHIWVKTTRDDDCGEENRLAMLTEVAAMCSQTSPEQRPTMWQVLKMIQEIKETVMMEDNNQLGFP; encoded by the exons ATGAAATCAGAACTGTCATCTGATGCTCATGCCCTCCTGGCCTTCAAATCCATGGCTGATTTGGATAACaaccttcccttcttcctctctaaGCGCATCATCAATCACTGCCAATGGCCTGGCGTTAAGTGCGCTCAAGGTAGAGTGGTCCGTCTCATCCTTGATGGTTTTGGTCTTACTGGTTCTTTTGCCCCCAACACCTTGACTCGTCTCGATCAGCTCAGAGTGCTCAGCCTTGAGAATAACTCCCTCTCCGGTCCCGTACCTGATCTCTCCGACCTAGCCAGCCTCATGACCCTCTACCTTGATCATAACTCCTTCTCTGGTTCCTTCCCTCcttccctcctctctctccaccGTCTCCGAACCCTCGATCTCTCCTCCAATAACTTCATCGGTGCTCTTCCCCCTGGCTTGACTGCTCTCGACCGGCTCTACTTTCTCCGGCTTGATGGCAACCAGTTCAACGGATCTATCCCTCCACTCAATCAATCttctcttcaaatcttcaatgtCTCTTCCAACAATCTCACCGGTGCCGTCCCCGTCACCGTCACACTCTTGCGCTTCTACAGCTCCTTGTTTTCGGGTAACCCAGGGCTCTGCGGCGAGATCGTGCGCAAGGAATGCCATCCGTTTCTGCCCTTTTTCCGGCCAACAATGCGGGCACCGCCACCCACGGCTCTTGGGCAGAACGAAGAAGTGCAAGGGCTAGTTTTGCCACCGCCGTCCCGAGAGGAGCACAAGCGAGCGACTATGATCGTGGGGTTCTCTGTTGGGGTTTTAGTTCTGATTGGGTCTTTGATTTGTTTCTTGGTGGCGGTAAGGAAGCGAACTAAGCAGAAAGTGTCGACACCGAGGATGGCATTGGACGCCGCTGCTACGGCCGACGCAGCTGCGGTAAtcaggttagaaaaagagaatgagttggagacaaagataaagaaaatgCAAGTAGAGAAGAGCGGGAGCTTAATGTTCTGTGCAGGGGAGCCGCATTCCTACTCTTTGGAGCAGCTGATGACGGCTTCGGCGGAGATGCTTGGGAGGGGAACTATCGGAACAACTTACAAGGCCATGCTCGATAACCATATGATTGTGTGCGTTAAGCGATTGGACGCTGGGAAGACTGCGATTACGAGCAGGGAAACGTTCGAGCGGCACATGGAATCGGTCGGTGGTCTCCGCCACCCCAACTTGGTCTCTCTCAGAGCATATTTCCAGACCAAGGAAGAGAGACTTCTCATCTATGATTACCAGCCTAATGGCAGCGTCTTCTCCCTCATCCACG GTTCAAGATCAACGAGAGCGAAACCGCTGCACTGGACTTCGTGTTTGAAGATAGCGGAGGATGTCGCGCAGGGGCTGGCGTACATACACCAGGCGTCTAGGCTTGTCCATGGCAACCTCAAATCCTCCAACGTTCTCCTCGGTCCCGACTTCGAGGCCTGCCTTACCGATTACTGCCTCGCCGTGCTTGCAGACACTCCAGTCAGTGACGACGATATCCTCAACTCTCCCGGATACCAGGCTCCCGAGACCCGTAAATCCACCCGCCGGGCCACCCCAAAATCGGATGTCTATGCCTTTGGCGTTCTCTTGCTGGAACTTCTAACTGGGAAACCTCCGTCACAACACCCATTCTTGATGCCGACGGAGCTTCATATATGGGTGAAAACGACGAGGGACGATGACTGTGGGGAAGAGAACCGCCTGGCTATGTTGACTGAGGTCGCTGCGATGTGTAGTCAGACATCGCCGGAGCAGAGGCCGACGATGTGGCAAGTGTTGAAGATGATTCAGGAAATAAAGGAGACTGTGATGATGGAGGACAACAACCAACTGGGCTTTCCTTGA